From a region of the Paraburkholderia hospita genome:
- a CDS encoding helicase-related protein, translating into MNIALPEFLPGSLISARGREWIVQPESDATTLHLRPLGGGERDETLIFLPLERQPVQPATFPWPTVGQARNHSSSQLLLDALQLKSRSGAGPFRSFGNIAVEPRAYQLVPLLMALKLPTVRLLIADDVGIGKTIEGALIARELLDRGEVQRLAVLCPPHLCEQWQRELAERFHIHAVVVRSNTADRLERDLPPGTSMFDAHPFTVVSLDYIKSERRREAFQRFCPEFVIVDEAHTCTQGGQGRQQRYQLLKGLVEDANRHMVLLTATPHSGDEDAFFNLLGLLRADFTQLKDLPSSQRTDLREELSRHFVQRRRPDIAEWQDTSVFPDRKTAEVTYRLTGAWGRLFNDVLTYARELVERAEGKGLREQRMNWWAALALLRCISSSPAAAVNSLRTRLYGVQSDDGESEAMPLEDLELQASDRVLDGADDALSTDDIEPAAWTEDSQRLQELIAAADALAGSQNDPKLAKLQEHLALLLKEGFRPVVFCRYIATAHYLAAYLRDQFKTATVEAVTGELTPGEREAAVEQLGESETRILVATDCLSEGINLQNLFTAVVHYDLSWNPTRHEQREGRVDRFGQKAREVRSTMLYGEDNPVDGAVLQVILRKAESIRKELGVLVPMPDDEGKLTQALLNAVLLRKGEAFHAQSQLDLFGEPAKQIELAWQSAKEKAKQSRSIFAQRRLKPDDVLPEWRKSAAVLGGEDDVERFVRRAANKLGAPLEPVRGHFKLLTEYLPQPIRERLSAEGIEGSLRIDFHQPAAQGALFVHRTHPLVVAFADILLERALDATNGASDDAGVARAGAAFVGNVQLKTTVLLLRMRHQLSVTHGSETRLILCEESVAVASEGPTAFEPLSADQARNLLGTEATRNMPSVLRDRQLQTALDALPAWQPQLDAIAKVRAQELLQDHRRVREAADAKGTYQVNASLPVDVMGIYVLVPAAAAQGEGA; encoded by the coding sequence ATGAACATAGCCCTGCCGGAATTTCTACCGGGAAGCCTGATTTCCGCACGCGGCCGCGAGTGGATAGTGCAGCCCGAGTCCGACGCCACTACATTGCACCTACGTCCCTTGGGCGGAGGTGAGCGCGACGAAACCCTCATTTTCCTTCCCCTGGAACGCCAGCCGGTTCAACCCGCGACGTTCCCGTGGCCTACGGTCGGTCAGGCTCGCAATCACTCGTCCAGCCAGTTATTGTTGGATGCGTTGCAACTCAAGTCACGAAGCGGGGCGGGGCCTTTCCGTAGTTTCGGCAACATCGCGGTTGAGCCTCGTGCGTACCAACTCGTTCCGCTGTTAATGGCTCTGAAGCTGCCCACGGTGCGCCTGCTGATTGCCGACGACGTTGGTATTGGAAAGACCATCGAAGGGGCTCTCATCGCGCGCGAGTTGCTCGACCGGGGAGAAGTCCAGCGTCTGGCCGTGCTCTGTCCGCCACATCTGTGCGAGCAATGGCAACGTGAACTTGCCGAGCGTTTTCACATCCATGCGGTGGTGGTACGTTCAAACACCGCTGACCGGTTAGAGCGTGACCTGCCACCCGGCACCTCCATGTTCGATGCACATCCGTTTACCGTGGTAAGCCTGGACTACATCAAGTCCGAACGTCGGCGCGAAGCATTTCAACGCTTCTGCCCCGAATTCGTAATCGTGGACGAAGCCCACACCTGCACACAGGGCGGCCAAGGAAGACAGCAACGCTACCAGCTACTCAAAGGTCTCGTCGAAGACGCAAATCGTCACATGGTGCTGCTGACGGCCACGCCGCACAGTGGTGACGAAGATGCCTTCTTCAACCTCTTGGGCCTGCTGCGCGCGGATTTTACGCAACTCAAAGACTTGCCAAGCAGCCAGCGCACTGACCTGCGCGAGGAGCTATCGCGCCACTTCGTCCAGCGGCGGCGCCCTGACATCGCCGAGTGGCAAGATACTTCGGTTTTCCCCGACCGAAAGACGGCTGAAGTGACCTACCGCTTGACTGGTGCGTGGGGTCGACTGTTCAACGATGTGCTGACCTATGCCCGCGAACTTGTTGAACGCGCCGAGGGAAAAGGCCTTCGTGAGCAGCGCATGAACTGGTGGGCAGCGCTGGCCTTGCTGCGTTGCATTTCATCGTCGCCTGCCGCCGCTGTCAATTCACTTCGCACACGGCTGTACGGCGTTCAGTCAGATGATGGAGAATCTGAAGCAATGCCCCTCGAAGACTTGGAACTGCAGGCCAGTGACCGAGTGCTGGACGGGGCGGACGATGCACTGTCGACCGATGACATTGAGCCCGCAGCATGGACCGAAGACTCCCAGCGACTCCAAGAGCTTATCGCAGCAGCTGATGCGCTGGCAGGCAGTCAAAACGACCCAAAGCTGGCCAAACTGCAGGAGCACTTGGCTCTGCTGCTGAAAGAAGGCTTCCGGCCCGTCGTATTCTGCCGCTATATCGCCACGGCGCATTACCTTGCAGCTTATCTACGCGACCAATTCAAGACGGCCACGGTCGAGGCCGTGACGGGGGAACTCACACCTGGCGAGCGCGAAGCCGCCGTGGAACAGTTGGGCGAGAGCGAGACCCGCATCTTGGTAGCCACCGACTGCTTATCCGAAGGCATCAACCTCCAGAATCTATTTACAGCAGTCGTCCACTACGACCTCAGCTGGAACCCCACCCGCCACGAACAGCGGGAAGGCCGTGTGGACCGCTTCGGCCAGAAGGCTCGTGAAGTTCGCAGCACCATGCTGTACGGCGAAGACAATCCGGTGGACGGCGCCGTCCTTCAGGTCATCTTGCGCAAGGCTGAAAGCATCCGCAAGGAATTGGGTGTCTTGGTGCCTATGCCCGATGACGAGGGCAAGCTGACGCAGGCGCTACTGAACGCCGTTCTGCTACGCAAGGGGGAGGCCTTCCATGCGCAGTCGCAACTTGACCTGTTTGGCGAGCCCGCCAAACAGATTGAATTGGCGTGGCAAAGCGCCAAGGAAAAGGCGAAACAGAGTCGCTCCATCTTCGCTCAGCGCAGATTGAAGCCTGACGATGTGCTGCCCGAGTGGCGCAAATCGGCCGCAGTATTGGGGGGCGAAGACGATGTTGAGCGTTTTGTCCGCCGAGCAGCTAACAAGTTGGGCGCACCGCTTGAGCCCGTTCGTGGGCACTTCAAGCTCTTGACCGAGTATTTGCCCCAGCCGATTCGCGAACGCCTGAGCGCGGAGGGCATTGAGGGCTCGTTACGCATAGATTTCCATCAGCCCGCTGCACAGGGCGCACTGTTCGTTCACCGCACCCACCCTTTGGTGGTGGCGTTCGCTGACATTCTGCTCGAGCGGGCGCTCGATGCAACAAACGGCGCCAGTGATGACGCCGGAGTCGCTCGTGCCGGTGCTGCGTTCGTCGGGAACGTCCAACTCAAGACTACTGTACTGCTACTACGCATGCGCCACCAACTCAGTGTCACGCACGGCAGTGAGACGCGGCTCATTCTCTGCGAGGAGTCCGTGGCCGTGGCCTCCGAAGGGCCAACGGCGTTTGAGCCGCTATCAGCTGACCAAGCGCGCAACCTGCTGGGGACCGAAGCCACCCGCAACATGCCGTCCGTCCTGCGTGACCGCCAACTGCAAACGGCGCTGGACGCGCTACCTGCATGGCAGCCGCAACTGGACGCCATCGCCAAGGTGCGTGCCCAAGAACTACTGCAAGACCACCGTCGCGTACGCGAGGCCGCTGACGCAAAGGGCACGTACCAGGTCAACGCCAGCCTGCCTGTGGATGTCATGGGCATTTACGTACTCGTCCCGGCCGCTGCAGCTCAAGGTGAAGGGGCCTGA
- a CDS encoding DEAD/DEAH box helicase yields the protein MDVFQFREHIVAEYKEFTRSFTRIRADDIRDYVNEQYASQRYWPEPLIQINPNFKTGGTVEELVAAGQLSAQCADIFRLGKSPSSAGVSLPLHKHQAEAISLAADGESYVLTTGTGSGKSLSYFIPIVDACIKAKATDPTPKTRAIVIYPMNALANSQLEELKKFLGSNPAERAVTFGRYTGQESDDERQAMAANPPDILLTNFMMLELLMTRQNDIDKAVMRNAKGLRFLVLDELHTYRGRQGADVALLVRRVREALAENLICIGTSATMATEGTQMARNAVVADVASRLFGTRISDRNIITETLRRTTPEDETIATVATRLGDAIRAGVPETADFASLASHPVSVWVELTLGLTYEGDKPRRARPRTLAKAAESLHETSGESLETCRNYLRKFMLLAYAVQDGAGKSLFAFKLHQFIAGGGKVYATLEAPHHRAITLDGQQFVSGDDSRVRRYYHLHFCRDCGQEYMPVWDAESSEGRTFHVRGIEERQHDDEDVRFGFLLPGLDSWDPSDPERYPEGWVEERADGEWRVKADKRKFIPQAINVRPDGVVTDGPGLNAWFIPGAFRFCPACGTTHTSGKDVLRLTSLSGEGRSSATTMLTLSALRYLYEQDQQLDFDAKKVLGFSDNRQDAALQAGHFNDFLQVLLTRSALLSAVEKSPSNVLSEKEVANAVFEALGFHRDDPGVRAEYMQQPEVKGNTRRQVQEAMRGILGYRSYFDLRRGWRFNNPNLEQLGLVRIDYQDIDNLASDGDEWADAPPVLQAARPAERAVVLRALFDFMRQGLCIATRYLDRTELEQLRTQSYANLCEPWGFTEDERPQPAKWFVTTRPREETDRKGRRLDLDDFLVVGSSRSRLGKELRKGSTWGGANPYYKQINDHTYPDVLTALLRAAESYGLVRKEETDVGLTGWQLNGSALVWTAGSGQSAREADDNIFFRVLYQNIAALLESPVHQLFEFEAREHTAQVEQEDRLEREARFRFTDKDKAEWQAKNGTALDWLPVLFCSPTMELGVDISSLNTVYMRNVPPTPANYAQRSGRAGRAGQPALVITYCAAQSPHDQYYFRDPVRMVHGHVNAPTLDLANRELIKSHMHAIWLAETGKKLGNSVRDLLDMNQPEKLPLTEEMASDLDKPEAKQRAHKRGLKVLSMLKDELTSQMAPWFSDEWAETVFQRAYIEFDDALQRWRDLYRATAQAIDLNFKIENNPAANERERREAQQRHNEARKQRDLLLAGDSAFNSDFYTYRYMASQGFLPGYNFPRLPLLAYLPARRGHIGRESFLSRPRFLALGEFGPYSLIYHEGSQYRVTKALLTITGKDQVSDGSRLPTEVARLCPSCGYGHFRSQRDADRCISCEASLGGAQEVKNLYRIENVSTKRAERITANEEERVRQGYEMQTTLQFAEADGKLQMVTTVASDEQGPLLELQYGPAATVWRMNFGWRRRKEKTIQGFMMNPVTGHWVGGVDDGNGESESESDAPPDKTPAQRIVPYVEDRRNILIVRPHWNLGELSAETLTTLQYALKRGVEAVYQLEESELMAEPLPTRDNRQSILFFEAAEGGAGVLTRIATEATAMSAVAVKALEVMHFLPPTQGSPWRRETLAEELDHDANPICEAGCYRCLLSYYNQPDHTLIDRKDRDAGGLLLDILCRLTRASTVQGSQGRTPEQHDAELSRTAGSSLEKTWLVHVTENGYRKPDRGQHTIAAAGACADFFYDDLHLAVFIDGPHHDGEGQKQKDIEIYRKLDALGYLVVRFPKETAAWPSIFKSNSDLFGPGKN from the coding sequence ATGGACGTCTTTCAGTTTCGCGAGCACATTGTTGCCGAGTACAAAGAGTTCACTCGCAGCTTCACACGCATCCGAGCTGACGACATTCGGGACTACGTGAATGAACAATACGCCAGCCAGAGATACTGGCCAGAGCCGCTCATTCAAATTAACCCGAACTTCAAGACCGGTGGAACAGTTGAGGAGTTGGTTGCAGCCGGTCAGTTGAGTGCCCAGTGCGCTGACATCTTCCGCCTCGGCAAGTCGCCTTCATCGGCCGGAGTGTCCTTACCACTGCACAAGCATCAAGCGGAAGCCATCAGCTTGGCTGCTGATGGCGAGAGCTATGTGCTGACCACCGGTACAGGTTCCGGCAAATCTCTCAGCTATTTCATTCCCATCGTCGACGCGTGCATCAAGGCTAAAGCCACCGACCCGACGCCCAAGACTAGGGCTATCGTCATCTATCCGATGAACGCCTTGGCCAATTCGCAGTTGGAGGAACTCAAGAAATTTTTGGGTTCGAATCCCGCGGAGCGGGCCGTGACTTTCGGTCGTTATACAGGTCAAGAGTCCGACGACGAGCGACAAGCGATGGCGGCCAACCCGCCAGACATTCTGCTGACCAACTTCATGATGCTCGAGCTGCTGATGACCAGGCAGAACGACATCGACAAGGCCGTCATGCGCAATGCAAAGGGCTTGCGCTTTCTGGTGTTAGATGAGCTCCACACCTACCGGGGTCGACAGGGTGCAGACGTGGCCTTGCTAGTTCGCCGTGTGCGTGAAGCCTTGGCCGAGAACCTTATCTGCATAGGCACATCGGCCACGATGGCCACCGAAGGTACTCAAATGGCGAGAAATGCCGTCGTTGCAGACGTCGCTTCAAGGCTGTTCGGTACGCGCATCTCCGACCGCAATATCATCACAGAGACCCTTCGGCGCACCACGCCCGAAGATGAGACTATCGCGACGGTCGCAACTCGCCTGGGCGACGCCATTCGTGCGGGCGTTCCTGAGACTGCAGACTTTGCATCACTGGCATCTCATCCGGTTTCGGTCTGGGTAGAGCTGACCCTTGGCCTGACCTATGAGGGTGACAAGCCGAGGCGTGCACGCCCACGGACATTGGCAAAGGCCGCAGAGTCGCTGCACGAGACATCAGGGGAATCACTCGAAACCTGCCGGAACTATTTGAGGAAATTCATGCTGCTTGCCTACGCCGTCCAAGACGGAGCAGGCAAATCGCTCTTCGCCTTCAAGCTTCACCAATTCATCGCTGGCGGCGGCAAGGTCTATGCGACGTTGGAAGCACCCCACCATCGCGCCATAACGCTTGATGGTCAGCAGTTTGTGTCTGGCGATGATAGTCGCGTTCGTCGCTATTACCACCTTCACTTCTGTCGAGATTGCGGCCAGGAGTACATGCCCGTTTGGGACGCCGAGAGTTCGGAGGGGCGCACGTTCCACGTGCGCGGGATTGAGGAGCGGCAGCACGACGACGAGGACGTTAGATTTGGCTTCCTGCTGCCTGGTCTGGATAGCTGGGACCCTTCCGACCCCGAGCGATATCCTGAGGGATGGGTGGAGGAGCGTGCGGATGGCGAGTGGCGAGTCAAGGCGGACAAACGCAAGTTCATCCCCCAGGCAATCAATGTGCGTCCTGACGGCGTCGTCACGGATGGTCCGGGCCTGAATGCCTGGTTCATTCCGGGGGCATTCCGTTTTTGCCCGGCGTGCGGCACCACACACACGTCCGGCAAGGATGTTCTACGGCTAACCTCCCTGTCTGGCGAGGGTCGTAGCTCAGCGACCACGATGCTGACCCTGTCAGCACTTCGCTACCTCTACGAGCAGGACCAGCAGTTGGACTTCGATGCGAAGAAGGTCTTGGGCTTTTCCGACAACCGGCAAGACGCAGCGTTGCAGGCGGGGCACTTCAACGACTTTCTGCAAGTTCTTCTGACGCGTTCAGCGTTGCTTTCCGCGGTTGAAAAGTCACCGTCGAATGTATTAAGCGAGAAGGAAGTCGCCAATGCTGTTTTCGAGGCTCTGGGCTTCCACCGTGATGACCCTGGCGTGCGTGCCGAGTACATGCAACAGCCTGAGGTCAAGGGCAACACAAGACGGCAGGTGCAAGAGGCCATGCGCGGCATCCTAGGCTACCGCAGCTACTTCGACCTTCGCCGCGGCTGGCGATTCAACAATCCCAACCTCGAACAGTTGGGGCTGGTCCGCATCGACTATCAGGACATCGACAACCTCGCTTCCGATGGTGACGAATGGGCTGATGCCCCCCCAGTGTTGCAAGCCGCTCGACCCGCCGAGCGCGCCGTTGTTCTAAGAGCTCTGTTCGACTTCATGCGGCAGGGGCTGTGTATTGCCACGCGGTATCTCGACCGTACCGAGCTGGAGCAGCTGCGTACCCAGAGCTACGCCAATCTCTGTGAGCCTTGGGGGTTCACCGAGGACGAGCGCCCGCAGCCCGCCAAGTGGTTCGTCACGACTCGTCCGCGCGAAGAGACGGACCGCAAGGGGCGGCGGTTGGACCTCGACGATTTTCTCGTCGTAGGCTCCAGCCGCTCTCGCCTTGGCAAGGAACTCCGAAAAGGGAGCACTTGGGGTGGTGCGAACCCGTATTACAAGCAAATCAACGACCACACATATCCGGACGTCCTCACTGCGTTATTGAGGGCAGCTGAATCCTACGGTCTGGTGCGCAAAGAAGAAACCGATGTTGGGCTGACAGGCTGGCAGTTGAACGGGTCCGCTCTCGTTTGGACGGCTGGGTCAGGCCAAAGCGCCCGCGAGGCTGACGACAACATCTTTTTCCGGGTGCTGTATCAGAACATCGCTGCGCTTTTGGAGAGCCCTGTTCACCAGCTGTTCGAATTTGAGGCCCGCGAACACACGGCTCAGGTCGAGCAGGAAGACCGGCTGGAGCGGGAGGCCCGGTTCCGCTTCACAGATAAAGACAAGGCCGAATGGCAGGCGAAGAACGGCACGGCTCTCGATTGGTTGCCAGTCCTGTTCTGTTCGCCGACCATGGAATTGGGCGTCGACATATCCTCGCTAAACACAGTGTACATGCGCAACGTCCCGCCCACGCCAGCAAACTACGCTCAGCGCAGTGGCCGTGCCGGTCGAGCAGGACAACCGGCCTTGGTCATTACCTATTGCGCCGCGCAGAGTCCGCACGACCAGTATTACTTCCGTGACCCCGTCCGCATGGTTCATGGCCACGTCAATGCACCTACCCTTGACCTAGCCAATCGCGAGCTTATCAAGAGCCACATGCACGCCATTTGGCTTGCAGAGACAGGCAAGAAGCTTGGCAATAGCGTACGCGACCTGCTGGATATGAACCAGCCGGAGAAGCTCCCCCTCACGGAGGAGATGGCATCCGACCTCGATAAGCCAGAGGCGAAGCAGCGTGCCCACAAGCGCGGCCTCAAGGTGCTGAGCATGCTGAAGGACGAGCTGACCTCACAAATGGCACCGTGGTTCAGTGACGAGTGGGCCGAAACCGTTTTTCAGCGCGCATACATCGAGTTCGACGATGCGCTTCAACGCTGGCGCGACCTCTATCGAGCCACAGCCCAGGCCATCGACCTGAACTTCAAGATTGAGAATAACCCGGCGGCCAACGAACGCGAACGGCGTGAAGCCCAACAGCGGCACAACGAGGCGCGCAAGCAGCGCGACTTGCTGTTGGCCGGCGATAGCGCTTTCAACAGCGATTTTTACACCTATCGCTACATGGCTAGCCAAGGCTTCCTGCCTGGCTACAACTTCCCGCGACTGCCACTGTTGGCCTACTTGCCGGCGCGTCGAGGTCACATCGGGCGCGAGAGCTTCCTATCTCGCCCGCGGTTCCTCGCGCTCGGGGAATTTGGTCCCTATAGCCTTATCTATCACGAGGGTAGTCAATATCGAGTGACCAAGGCGCTGCTGACTATCACCGGCAAGGACCAGGTCAGCGATGGCTCGCGCCTACCCACCGAAGTAGCTCGACTTTGCCCGTCCTGTGGTTACGGTCACTTCCGTTCTCAGCGGGATGCCGACCGCTGCATCTCCTGCGAGGCATCGTTGGGTGGGGCACAAGAGGTCAAGAACCTCTATCGAATCGAAAACGTCTCCACGAAGCGTGCAGAGCGGATTACGGCAAATGAGGAGGAGCGCGTTCGCCAAGGCTACGAGATGCAGACCACGCTGCAGTTTGCTGAGGCTGACGGCAAGCTGCAGATGGTCACCACGGTCGCAAGTGATGAGCAGGGGCCATTGCTGGAGCTACAATATGGCCCGGCAGCTACGGTATGGCGCATGAACTTCGGTTGGCGTCGGCGCAAGGAAAAAACCATCCAGGGCTTCATGATGAACCCCGTCACTGGTCACTGGGTCGGCGGCGTCGATGATGGCAATGGCGAGTCCGAAAGCGAGTCCGATGCACCGCCGGACAAGACGCCGGCCCAGCGTATTGTTCCTTATGTTGAAGACAGACGGAACATCCTGATAGTTCGCCCGCATTGGAACCTAGGAGAGTTGTCTGCGGAAACGCTGACCACCCTGCAGTACGCGCTCAAGCGTGGCGTCGAAGCGGTCTATCAGCTGGAAGAAAGCGAGCTGATGGCCGAGCCTTTGCCCACCCGCGACAACCGGCAGTCCATTCTCTTCTTCGAAGCGGCCGAAGGCGGCGCAGGCGTGCTGACCCGTATCGCTACGGAGGCAACCGCCATGTCGGCTGTAGCCGTGAAGGCCTTGGAGGTGATGCACTTCCTCCCGCCGACGCAAGGCAGTCCTTGGCGACGCGAGACGCTCGCTGAAGAGCTGGACCACGATGCCAATCCGATTTGTGAGGCGGGTTGCTATCGCTGCCTGCTCTCGTATTACAACCAGCCGGACCACACTCTCATCGACCGCAAGGACAGAGATGCTGGCGGCTTGTTGCTGGACATTCTCTGCCGCCTGACACGGGCAAGCACGGTGCAAGGCTCGCAAGGTCGGACGCCGGAACAGCATGACGCTGAATTATCACGAACGGCCGGCAGCAGCCTGGAGAAGACTTGGCTGGTTCATGTCACGGAAAACGGCTATCGCAAGCCAGACCGCGGCCAACACACTATCGCTGCAGCAGGTGCCTGCGCAGACTTTTTCTACGACGACCTCCATTTGGCGGTCTTTATCGACGGCCCGCATCACGATGGTGAGGGGCAGAAGCAAAAGGACATTGAAATCTATCGCAAGCTCGACGCGCTGGGCTACTTGGTTGTGCGGTTCCCCAAAGAGACTGCGGCCTGGCCTAGCATCTTCAAGAGCAACTCGGACCTCTTCGGTCCTGGCAAGAACTAA
- a CDS encoding type II toxin -antitoxin system TacA 1-like antitoxin, whose product MERKTDTLNLRVTPELKDLIRLAAEREHRTIANFIEVLVRQHCVEHDVAVPTKRPQSR is encoded by the coding sequence ATGGAACGCAAAACCGACACCCTGAACCTGCGGGTTACGCCCGAGCTAAAGGATTTGATTCGATTGGCCGCAGAGAGGGAGCACCGAACGATTGCAAATTTCATCGAGGTGCTCGTCAGGCAGCATTGTGTCGAGCACGATGTCGCTGTTCCGACTAAGCGGCCGCAGAGCCGTTAA
- a CDS encoding BPSL0761 family protein: protein MRREFLEMLSYADDDTISVAVQSVAKRLLRHFPLNIDLDVSASALPAIWAPPSAPPRHG from the coding sequence ATGCGCCGGGAGTTCTTGGAGATGCTCTCGTATGCTGACGACGACACGATTTCCGTTGCGGTGCAATCGGTCGCGAAGCGTCTTCTCAGGCACTTTCCACTGAACATAGACCTAGATGTTTCAGCTTCTGCGCTTCCAGCGATTTGGGCTCCTCCGTCGGCCCCGCCGCGCCATGGATAG
- a CDS encoding replication initiation protein produces the protein MSGLTWVSAQVLSFIYFTAYSNTKATATDTGKEFVSHEVDVKLFAWLMGIESDEMGRLEQMLMSAQKVSYVETGKRRTSSEYWLSIPLVSTVSRMGSSRMWVDVRTDLLRYLRSQESPGALPVDFKPDLSSVYARSLYANLARHEHQEGCSTDWIPLDAVRAWPGKSRASVARAEDFLKRVVAPAIREINEVSDVEMQCETVSDEPDSKDISVRFAVTRKDPTVMRWDYLRIRSELFSALNANSAPALLTAAS, from the coding sequence ATGAGCGGCCTAACCTGGGTTTCAGCACAAGTTCTCAGCTTCATCTACTTCACCGCCTACTCAAACACCAAAGCGACGGCGACGGATACCGGAAAAGAATTCGTAAGTCACGAAGTCGATGTAAAGCTTTTCGCATGGCTGATGGGCATCGAAAGCGACGAGATGGGACGCCTGGAACAGATGCTTATGAGCGCACAGAAAGTAAGCTACGTCGAGACCGGCAAGCGGCGGACAAGCTCAGAATATTGGCTTTCGATACCGCTCGTGAGTACCGTCAGCAGAATGGGCAGTTCTCGAATGTGGGTCGATGTGAGAACCGACCTTTTAAGGTATCTCCGCTCACAAGAATCCCCCGGTGCGCTACCCGTTGATTTCAAGCCCGATTTGTCGTCGGTGTATGCCCGCTCGCTGTATGCCAACCTCGCTCGGCACGAGCATCAGGAGGGCTGCTCGACGGACTGGATTCCTTTGGATGCTGTTCGCGCCTGGCCGGGGAAATCGCGGGCCAGTGTCGCACGAGCTGAAGACTTCCTGAAGAGGGTCGTGGCGCCCGCGATACGTGAAATCAATGAAGTGTCAGACGTGGAAATGCAGTGCGAGACGGTATCCGACGAACCGGACTCGAAGGATATCAGTGTCCGTTTCGCCGTGACGCGTAAAGACCCTACGGTGATGCGGTGGGACTATCTTAGGATTCGCTCAGAGTTGTTTTCGGCCTTAAACGCAAACTCAGCGCCTGCCCTGCTGACTGCGGCTTCATGA
- a CDS encoding HAD domain-containing protein, producing MTSESKHPALVLDQPTPTLFVDYDGTLHRGRGLVDEHGHISLDSGQPPFEFAPLLAEILAPYPEVQIVLTTKWARKLSLEQVVSYLPTALAKRVVGTTADIKARFGDVKNGIDRTYVIRSYVFAKRLKNWLAIDDSVYGALDLRTDFFDLTEHLVLLDPKKGIGDATAQQRIAEWLLEVRGSDSPSPARS from the coding sequence ATGACAAGTGAAAGCAAGCACCCGGCGCTCGTGCTAGACCAGCCCACCCCGACGCTCTTTGTCGACTACGACGGCACCTTGCACCGGGGGCGTGGCCTCGTCGACGAGCACGGACATATTTCCCTTGATTCTGGTCAGCCACCGTTCGAATTCGCTCCGCTGCTCGCAGAGATACTCGCACCCTATCCGGAGGTCCAAATCGTCCTCACGACAAAGTGGGCGAGAAAACTCTCCCTTGAGCAGGTCGTTTCTTATCTACCGACGGCACTGGCCAAACGGGTCGTCGGTACTACCGCGGACATCAAGGCTCGTTTCGGAGACGTCAAAAACGGTATCGACCGCACCTATGTCATACGGTCCTACGTATTCGCAAAGCGGCTGAAAAACTGGCTGGCCATCGACGATTCCGTCTACGGGGCATTAGACCTCCGTACAGACTTCTTCGACCTGACCGAGCACCTGGTGTTGCTCGACCCGAAGAAGGGCATTGGCGACGCAACCGCCCAGCAGCGCATTGCCGAATGGCTGCTCGAGGTCCGTGGCAGTGACTCGCCTTCTCCAGCGCGGTCATGA
- the trfA gene encoding plasmid replication initiator TrfA, whose protein sequence is MTATANNTLAAWHKLQLPHGLGTNFVTAQTLARSAIFSTQSYGPKARRPQYLSKTQLATTETSGIKVFQTAGQGLDQGDADVFYELLRRVVTSGQETHREARIYFNRNQVIRALGRTLGGKTRKLLDDSLDRLLHAEFEFSVPGLFVGKSRLILKMLGPECGSETAHDYDVLLDVELARLFDGGQWTLLRRSVLQSLRGNPLAKGLYAYYSTHLSPYPMLPETLRDLMGRKGMQMSKFVAALEAALAGVKQATGWAKCELELTGTNTGKVVVLRGQRARTPASEGRMKATEAVVDETAADAYGDI, encoded by the coding sequence ATGACCGCAACGGCGAACAACACGCTGGCAGCATGGCACAAGCTGCAACTCCCCCACGGCCTGGGAACGAACTTCGTTACCGCGCAGACGCTCGCGCGAAGCGCCATCTTTAGCACCCAGTCGTACGGACCGAAAGCCCGGCGTCCTCAATATCTCTCGAAGACGCAACTGGCGACGACTGAAACGAGCGGAATCAAAGTTTTTCAAACCGCCGGTCAAGGGCTCGACCAAGGCGACGCTGATGTCTTTTACGAACTGCTCAGGCGCGTTGTCACCAGCGGCCAGGAAACGCATCGTGAAGCACGCATCTATTTCAACCGCAACCAAGTAATCAGGGCGCTCGGACGAACTCTCGGCGGAAAGACCAGGAAACTGCTCGACGATTCGCTTGACCGTCTCCTTCACGCGGAATTTGAGTTCTCGGTCCCCGGCCTTTTCGTCGGCAAATCCAGGCTGATTCTCAAAATGCTTGGCCCGGAATGCGGGTCGGAAACGGCGCACGACTACGACGTCCTGCTCGATGTCGAACTGGCGAGGCTCTTCGATGGCGGGCAATGGACGCTGCTGCGGCGGTCTGTGTTGCAATCCCTCAGGGGCAATCCGCTCGCAAAAGGCCTGTACGCGTATTACTCGACGCATCTGTCTCCCTATCCCATGTTGCCGGAAACCCTTCGAGACCTGATGGGGCGAAAGGGCATGCAAATGAGCAAGTTCGTTGCCGCACTCGAAGCCGCGCTTGCCGGGGTTAAGCAGGCCACCGGCTGGGCAAAATGTGAGCTGGAACTGACGGGGACAAACACAGGCAAAGTCGTCGTCTTGAGAGGCCAGCGGGCTCGGACACCGGCGTCGGAAGGAAGAATGAAAGCGACGGAGGCTGTTGTGGACGAAACCGCAGCCGACGCATACGGAGACATCTAG